In Kineococcus sp. NBC_00420, a single genomic region encodes these proteins:
- a CDS encoding Gmad2 immunoglobulin-like domain-containing protein, whose protein sequence is MNEETPLGPLPDPAGHDELSPTARQLQDALAARAAGVQPTDRLEEIHMTSRANRRRSRTRGGLVAAGVAAVVVVGGGAFALTQRGDDNVTTVASTASSSTSPSSSTPSTSSSTPAADSTPMSSQPTGSGGTSAATSLTSAPATSTAGGTGGTLPTGATSVPVYWLGGQPAKLYREYVKAGSGANDATNALRAMLSGSPTDPDYSSPWSKDATATVSESGGKLVVDVAASAASGSTGDATLALQQLVYTVTAAAGDDQPVELRVGGKAGQSVFGTSVPASLSRAPQADVQAPAWITSVSPSAGSVTVKGVGTGFEGTLLYTLTNAAGAEVARDSVQAGANGTFAEFSFTAAVPAGTYTLSVFAPDESDGEGSGPVGDTKTVTIP, encoded by the coding sequence GTGAACGAGGAGACCCCGCTGGGTCCGCTGCCGGATCCCGCCGGCCACGACGAACTCAGCCCCACCGCCAGGCAGCTGCAGGACGCCCTCGCCGCCCGTGCGGCCGGGGTGCAGCCGACCGACCGTCTCGAGGAGATCCACATGACCAGCCGAGCCAACCGTCGTCGTTCCCGCACCCGTGGCGGGCTGGTGGCGGCGGGGGTCGCGGCCGTCGTCGTCGTCGGTGGCGGCGCCTTCGCGCTGACCCAGCGCGGGGACGACAACGTGACGACGGTGGCCAGCACGGCGTCCTCGTCGACCTCGCCGTCCTCGTCGACCCCCTCCACCTCGTCGAGCACGCCGGCGGCGGACTCGACCCCGATGTCCTCGCAGCCCACCGGCTCGGGGGGCACCTCGGCGGCCACGTCGCTCACCTCGGCCCCGGCGACCTCCACGGCGGGCGGGACGGGGGGCACGCTGCCCACCGGTGCGACGTCGGTGCCGGTGTACTGGCTGGGCGGGCAGCCGGCGAAGCTGTACCGCGAGTACGTGAAGGCCGGGTCGGGCGCGAACGACGCGACGAACGCGTTGCGCGCCATGCTGTCCGGCTCCCCCACCGACCCGGACTACTCGAGCCCCTGGTCGAAGGACGCGACCGCGACGGTGAGCGAGTCGGGCGGCAAGCTCGTGGTGGACGTGGCGGCCTCCGCGGCGTCGGGCTCCACCGGTGACGCGACCCTGGCGTTGCAGCAGCTCGTCTACACGGTCACGGCGGCGGCGGGTGACGACCAGCCGGTCGAGCTGCGGGTCGGCGGCAAGGCGGGGCAGTCGGTGTTCGGGACGAGCGTCCCGGCGTCGCTGTCGCGGGCGCCGCAGGCCGACGTGCAGGCCCCGGCGTGGATCACCTCGGTGTCCCCGAGCGCCGGTTCGGTCACGGTGAAGGGGGTCGGGACAGGTTTCGAGGGGACGCTGCTCTACACGCTGACGAACGCCGCGGGCGCGGAGGTCGCTCGGGACTCCGTGCAGGCCGGCGCGAACGGCACCTTCGCGGAGTTCTCGTTCACGGCGGCGGTGCCGGCGGGGACCTACACCCTGTCGGTGTTCGCCCCCGACGAGTCCGACGGCGAGGGCTCGGGCCCCGTCGGCGACACGAAGACCGTCACCATCCCCTGA
- a CDS encoding SigE family RNA polymerase sigma factor, producing the protein MVDDPRSWTADEAVSALYAAHWRRFVGLAASLMGETASAEEVVAEAFVTLHGRWNRLADKGSAVAYLRTSVVNGARDVVRHRVVTDRKRPLPDPEPAGPEEQAVRAAEHRMVLGALDGLPTRQREVLVLRYQGEMSEEDIAAALGISRGAVKTHAHRGLSALRTAMSSEEQQ; encoded by the coding sequence GTGGTTGACGACCCGCGCTCGTGGACGGCCGACGAGGCGGTCAGTGCGCTCTACGCGGCGCACTGGCGGCGCTTCGTCGGGCTCGCGGCGTCCCTGATGGGCGAGACCGCGAGCGCCGAGGAGGTCGTCGCGGAGGCGTTCGTGACGTTGCACGGGCGCTGGAACCGGCTCGCGGACAAGGGGTCGGCGGTCGCCTACCTGCGCACGAGCGTCGTGAACGGGGCCCGTGACGTCGTGCGGCACCGGGTCGTCACCGACCGCAAGCGTCCCCTGCCGGACCCGGAGCCGGCGGGTCCGGAGGAGCAGGCCGTGCGGGCCGCGGAGCACCGGATGGTGCTCGGCGCGCTGGACGGGTTGCCGACCCGGCAACGGGAGGTCCTGGTGCTGCGGTACCAGGGCGAGATGTCCGAGGAGGACATCGCGGCCGCGCTCGGCATCAGCCGGGGCGCGGTCAAGACCCACGCGCACCGCGGGTTGTCCGCGTTGCGCACGGCCATGTCGAGCGAGGAGCAGCAGTGA
- a CDS encoding histidine triad nucleotide-binding protein, whose product MAEVSRVQRAPDDLFLKIVAGEVPATIVHSDDLVVAFEDVAPQAPVHVLVIPRERFENVAELAAAAPQTLARLVAVAQQIADERCGGEYRLVFNTGTAVGQSVFHVHGHVLGGRDFTWPPG is encoded by the coding sequence ATGGCCGAGGTCTCCCGCGTGCAGCGCGCCCCCGACGACCTGTTCCTCAAGATCGTGGCGGGGGAGGTCCCGGCGACGATCGTCCACTCCGACGACCTCGTCGTCGCCTTCGAGGACGTTGCCCCGCAGGCTCCCGTCCACGTCCTGGTGATCCCGCGGGAGCGCTTCGAGAACGTCGCGGAGCTCGCCGCGGCGGCCCCGCAGACCCTCGCCCGCCTCGTGGCGGTGGCCCAGCAGATCGCCGACGAGCGCTGCGGCGGGGAGTACCGGCTGGTCTTCAACACGGGGACGGCGGTGGGGCAGTCGGTCTTCCACGTGCACGGCCACGTCCTCGGCGGCCGCGACTTCACCTGGCCCCCCGGCTGA
- a CDS encoding N-acetylglutaminylglutamine amidotransferase → MCGLCGEVRFDGRAADVAAVQRMSQAMAARGPDGEGVWAQGRVAFGHRRLSIIDLSACGAQPMQDPDLGLAAVFNGCIYNYPQLREELIGYGYRFTSTSDTEVIVKGYHRWGVDVVDHLVGMFAVVVHERDSGRVVLLRDRLGVKPLYLAETPGRLRFASSLPALLAAGDVDTTIDPVALHHYLSWHAVVPAPHTVLQGVRKLPPATVRVIEADGRSREHRYWAPDHVRREEYASFSEQDWEDAVLASLRTAVARRTVADVPVGVLLSGGLDSSLITALLAEQGQTDLATYSIGFESVGGRDGDEFEYSDAIAQRFATNHHRIRVSGAELVGALGHAVDAMSEPMVSHDVVAFDLLSQQVSQTTKVVQSGQGADEVFGGYHWYPPLSGLTPAQGVDAYATAFFDRDHAGVARVLNPQWLTSTDVSREFLEQHFARPGADTAVDAALRLDTEVMLVDDPVKRVDNTTMAWGLEARVPFLDHELVELAAAIPPELQLAGGGKGILKKVGYRVIPREVIDRPKGYFPVPAITHLEGEVLGLVKDALTSRAARDRALFRSGYVDGLLGDPNSELTPLRGNKLWQLGLLEMWLQQHGIA, encoded by the coding sequence ATGTGCGGTCTCTGCGGTGAAGTCAGGTTCGACGGGCGGGCGGCGGACGTCGCGGCCGTCCAGCGGATGTCGCAGGCCATGGCGGCCCGTGGCCCGGACGGTGAAGGCGTCTGGGCCCAGGGGCGGGTCGCCTTCGGGCACCGCCGGCTCTCGATCATCGACCTCTCTGCCTGCGGCGCCCAGCCGATGCAGGATCCCGACCTCGGTCTCGCCGCCGTCTTCAACGGCTGCATCTACAACTACCCGCAGCTGCGCGAGGAACTCATCGGGTACGGGTACCGCTTCACCTCGACCTCGGACACCGAGGTCATCGTCAAGGGGTACCACCGCTGGGGCGTCGACGTCGTCGACCACCTCGTCGGGATGTTCGCCGTCGTCGTCCACGAACGCGACTCCGGCCGGGTCGTCCTCCTGCGCGACCGGCTCGGCGTCAAACCGCTCTACCTGGCCGAGACCCCGGGGCGGCTGCGGTTCGCCTCCTCGTTGCCGGCGCTGCTCGCGGCCGGTGACGTGGACACCACGATCGACCCCGTCGCCCTGCACCACTACCTCTCCTGGCACGCCGTCGTCCCCGCGCCGCACACCGTCCTGCAGGGTGTGCGGAAGCTCCCGCCGGCCACCGTCCGGGTGATCGAGGCCGACGGTCGGAGTCGGGAGCACCGGTACTGGGCCCCCGACCACGTGCGACGCGAGGAGTACGCCTCCTTCTCCGAGCAGGACTGGGAGGACGCGGTCCTCGCGTCGTTGCGCACCGCGGTGGCGCGGCGGACCGTCGCCGACGTCCCCGTCGGCGTCCTGCTCTCCGGCGGTCTCGACTCCAGCCTCATCACCGCGCTGCTCGCCGAACAGGGCCAGACCGACCTCGCCACCTACTCCATCGGCTTCGAGTCCGTGGGCGGTCGCGACGGGGACGAGTTCGAGTACTCCGACGCGATCGCGCAGCGGTTCGCGACGAACCACCACCGCATCCGGGTGTCCGGCGCCGAACTCGTCGGGGCGCTCGGGCACGCGGTCGACGCCATGAGCGAACCCATGGTGAGCCACGACGTCGTCGCCTTCGACCTGCTCTCGCAGCAGGTCTCGCAGACCACCAAGGTCGTGCAGTCCGGTCAGGGGGCCGACGAGGTGTTCGGCGGCTACCACTGGTACCCACCGCTGTCCGGACTCACCCCGGCCCAGGGGGTCGACGCCTACGCGACGGCGTTCTTCGACCGCGACCACGCCGGGGTGGCGCGGGTCCTGAACCCGCAGTGGCTCACCTCCACCGACGTGTCGCGCGAGTTCCTGGAACAGCACTTCGCCCGGCCCGGGGCGGACACGGCCGTCGACGCCGCGCTGCGCCTGGACACCGAGGTCATGCTGGTCGACGACCCGGTGAAGCGCGTCGACAACACCACGATGGCGTGGGGCCTGGAGGCGCGCGTCCCTTTCCTCGACCACGAACTCGTCGAACTCGCCGCCGCGATCCCGCCGGAACTGCAACTCGCCGGCGGCGGCAAGGGGATCCTCAAGAAGGTCGGGTACCGGGTGATCCCGCGCGAGGTCATCGACCGGCCGAAGGGGTACTTCCCCGTCCCGGCGATCACCCACCTCGAGGGCGAGGTGCTCGGGCTGGTGAAGGACGCGCTCACCAGCCGGGCCGCCCGGGACCGGGCGCTGTTCCGCTCCGGCTACGTCGACGGGCTGCTCGGCGACCCGAACTCCGAACTCACCCCGCTGCGGGGGAACAAGCTCTGGCAGCTCGGTCTGCTCGAGATGTGGTTGCAGCAGCACGGTATCGCCTGA
- the ngg gene encoding N-acetylglutaminylglutamine synthetase: MTTTRRRSAVAGLRHRSLDVPAISSRNWQRPPRWFTAAMAADVVLDMGWGRLVFGQTFVDQRDVVDALRAEENGERDIAMYVRDPQVLVGLAPHELFLDPSITFRLPLNRYRAPRDRNPDVFVRMVRDRAELEEVNRIYATCGMVTSDADVMWANHRTRTFTYLVAEDTRTHEIVGTVTGVDHVLAFGDPDGGTSLWCLAADPQAAPRGVGEALVRVLAERYVARGRAVLDLSVIHDNEGAIALYRRLGFRPAPPVVVKRKNPINRPLFSPQPEGLSGLNPYARIIADEALRRGVRVEVTDGPSGEMRLTCAGRSLLTRESLSELTSAVAMSRCDDKRVTRRLLAARGVRVPRAVELGADPLQDDEGLAACEELVVATGPVVVKPARGEQGKGITVGVAGGEELRRAVAEAASHCPDVLVEELVRGQDLRIVVIDHAVVAAAIRRPAAVRGNGTDDIRTLVARQGRRREAATHGESSIPLDETTENVVADAGYAMDDVLPRGERLEVRRTANLHTGGTIDDVTDDLHPDLVEAAMSASRAIGIPVTGIDLLVPDVSGPDHVVIEANERPGLANHAPRPTAQRFLDLLFPETRGFTGSAQRY, from the coding sequence ATGACCACGACGAGACGACGTTCCGCGGTGGCCGGGTTGCGGCACCGCTCGCTGGACGTGCCGGCCATCTCCAGCCGGAACTGGCAGCGGCCGCCCAGGTGGTTCACCGCCGCGATGGCCGCCGACGTCGTCCTGGACATGGGCTGGGGTCGGTTGGTGTTCGGGCAGACGTTCGTCGACCAGCGCGACGTGGTCGACGCCCTGCGCGCCGAGGAGAACGGTGAACGCGACATCGCGATGTACGTGCGGGACCCCCAGGTGCTGGTCGGTCTCGCGCCCCACGAACTGTTCCTGGACCCCTCGATCACGTTCCGGCTACCGCTGAACCGCTACCGCGCCCCGCGGGACCGGAACCCGGACGTGTTCGTCCGGATGGTCCGCGACCGCGCGGAACTCGAAGAGGTCAACCGGATCTACGCGACCTGCGGGATGGTGACCTCCGACGCGGACGTCATGTGGGCCAATCACCGGACCCGCACGTTCACCTACCTCGTGGCCGAGGACACCCGGACCCACGAGATCGTCGGGACCGTCACCGGGGTCGACCACGTCCTGGCGTTCGGTGATCCCGACGGGGGTACCAGCCTCTGGTGCCTGGCCGCCGATCCGCAGGCCGCGCCGCGCGGGGTGGGGGAGGCGCTGGTCCGGGTGCTGGCCGAGCGTTACGTGGCGCGGGGCCGGGCGGTGCTGGACCTCTCGGTCATCCACGACAACGAGGGGGCCATCGCCCTCTACCGCAGACTGGGTTTCCGGCCCGCCCCGCCGGTGGTGGTGAAGCGCAAGAACCCGATCAACCGGCCGCTGTTCTCGCCGCAGCCCGAGGGATTGTCGGGCCTGAACCCCTACGCGCGGATCATCGCCGACGAGGCGTTGCGTCGCGGGGTACGGGTCGAGGTGACCGACGGCCCGAGCGGGGAGATGCGGCTGACCTGCGCGGGCCGGTCGCTGCTGACCCGGGAATCCCTCTCCGAACTCACCAGCGCCGTCGCGATGTCGCGCTGCGACGACAAGCGGGTCACCCGTCGACTCCTCGCCGCCCGTGGGGTCCGGGTCCCCCGGGCCGTCGAACTCGGCGCGGACCCGTTGCAGGACGATGAGGGGCTGGCCGCCTGCGAGGAACTCGTCGTCGCCACCGGCCCGGTCGTGGTGAAACCCGCCCGGGGTGAGCAGGGCAAGGGCATCACCGTCGGTGTCGCGGGTGGCGAGGAACTGCGCCGTGCCGTCGCCGAGGCCGCGTCGCACTGCCCGGACGTCCTCGTGGAGGAACTCGTCCGCGGGCAGGACCTGCGCATCGTCGTCATCGACCACGCGGTCGTCGCTGCGGCGATCCGTCGGCCCGCTGCCGTCAGGGGCAACGGGACCGACGACATCCGCACGCTCGTGGCGAGGCAGGGTCGCCGTCGTGAGGCCGCCACCCACGGCGAGTCGAGCATCCCCCTGGACGAGACCACCGAGAACGTCGTGGCCGACGCCGGGTACGCGATGGACGACGTCCTGCCCCGAGGTGAGCGGTTGGAGGTGCGGCGCACCGCGAACCTGCACACCGGGGGGACCATCGACGACGTCACCGACGACCTGCACCCCGACCTGGTCGAGGCCGCGATGTCGGCGAGCCGGGCGATCGGGATCCCGGTGACGGGTATCGACCTCCTCGTTCCCGACGTCTCCGGGCCCGACCACGTCGTCATCGAGGCCAACGAACGTCCGGGGCTCGCCAACCACGCCCCGCGCCCGACGGCGCAGAGGTTCCTGGACCTGCTGTTCCCGGAAACCCGAGGGTTCACCGGATCCGCTCAGCGGTACTAG
- a CDS encoding zinc finger domain-containing protein, translated as MRRAVGSASSARALDLPDPTGERETCRRCGTPVRSRTLAGRTAWVCPTDQS; from the coding sequence GTGCGCAGAGCGGTCGGGTCGGCCTCCAGCGCTCGGGCGCTCGACCTGCCCGACCCGACCGGCGAGCGCGAGACCTGTCGCCGGTGCGGGACGCCCGTCCGGAGCCGGACCCTGGCGGGCCGCACCGCCTGGGTCTGTCCCACCGACCAGTCCTGA
- a CDS encoding carboxylate--amine ligase/circularly permuted type 2 ATP-grasp protein: MGAEMTLGAEEELHLIDLESWQLSARAPQVLSRLDSASYSAELQRTTVETNTDVVSTLTELREELLRLRKGLVEAASRDGLGVAAVGTAPRSTFTDFELTATGRYGRMQEQYRLLVDEQLICGTQIHVGIADRDLAVEIMQRIAPTLPVLLALSASSPFWNGQNTGYASIRTTIWQRWPSAGTTGALESAAEYDELLDDLIASGVIADRKMAYFDVRPSSHAPTLELRVCDACPLVDDAVLIAGLFRASVRAAELDIEAGRPRPQAPSPLYRAGIWQAARGGLSGDLLDGNDHPRPLPAPEAVRTLLGRLRPQLEELGDWDEVAELTEATLARGNSADRQRAAFVERGELDDVVRLVVEETHGSAAGEAPATAALRRYRTRAGDEAVGVSAQPRPAYREVIEHVRTLGPAGVAAAEAERDAWARERHLAYVVSGPEGLVEKPFHVDLVPRVILPHEWQQVRRGLVQRARAIECFLRDVYGAQRILHDGVLTRDAVVGAPGWESQATRLPDDVVRAPVMGFDLIRNEYGGWRVLEDNVRNPSGVAYGIAARALVDAVVPDMPRPPAMLDPATAFERLRSTLLSRSRPGMRPVLLSSGPASAAWFEHRKLADGAGLLLVGADDLDVQRGRVVHRGTGDLVGAVYLRLDGELLDLCDHAGRRIGQEVFDVAVAGGVVLANAPGNGIADDKAMYRSVPEFINYYLEERPLLESVPTYRLSDEVERRAVLERVGELVTKPVDGYGGEGVLIGPYASAAEVAARRQEIAAEPPNWVAQEVVQLSSVPSWNAESATLQPRRVDLRAFVYVTGTGEEECHLADVALTRVAPEGSLVVNSSRGGGAKDTWILRGDDDQEGETRVRTRR; encoded by the coding sequence ATGGGCGCGGAGATGACTCTCGGGGCGGAAGAGGAACTCCACCTGATCGACCTGGAGAGCTGGCAACTGTCGGCGCGCGCTCCCCAGGTGCTGTCCCGGCTGGACAGCGCCTCCTACTCCGCCGAACTGCAACGCACCACGGTGGAGACCAACACCGACGTGGTGTCGACCCTGACGGAACTGCGCGAGGAACTCCTGCGGTTGCGCAAGGGGCTGGTCGAGGCCGCCAGTCGCGACGGGCTCGGGGTCGCCGCCGTCGGCACGGCACCTCGTTCGACGTTCACCGACTTCGAGCTCACCGCGACCGGACGCTACGGGCGCATGCAGGAGCAGTACCGACTCCTGGTGGACGAGCAGCTCATCTGCGGCACCCAGATCCACGTCGGGATCGCCGACCGGGACCTGGCCGTCGAGATCATGCAGCGGATCGCCCCGACCCTCCCCGTCCTGCTGGCCCTCTCGGCCAGCTCGCCGTTCTGGAACGGCCAGAACACCGGCTACGCGAGCATCCGCACCACGATCTGGCAACGCTGGCCCAGCGCCGGGACCACCGGTGCCCTGGAGTCGGCCGCGGAGTACGACGAACTCCTCGACGACCTCATCGCCTCGGGAGTCATCGCCGACCGCAAGATGGCCTACTTCGACGTCCGGCCCAGCTCGCACGCGCCCACCCTGGAACTCCGCGTCTGCGACGCCTGCCCGCTCGTCGACGACGCCGTGCTCATCGCCGGGTTGTTCCGCGCCAGCGTGCGCGCCGCCGAGCTGGACATCGAGGCCGGGCGCCCGCGGCCGCAGGCCCCGTCGCCGCTCTACCGGGCCGGGATCTGGCAGGCCGCCCGCGGTGGTCTCTCCGGCGACCTCCTCGACGGCAACGACCACCCGCGTCCGCTGCCGGCCCCGGAAGCCGTCCGCACGCTGCTGGGGCGGCTGCGTCCGCAGCTGGAGGAACTGGGCGACTGGGACGAGGTGGCGGAGCTCACCGAGGCGACGCTCGCCCGCGGGAACTCCGCCGACCGCCAGCGCGCGGCGTTCGTCGAACGGGGCGAACTGGACGACGTCGTGCGTCTCGTCGTGGAGGAGACGCACGGATCGGCCGCGGGGGAGGCCCCGGCGACGGCCGCCCTGCGGCGCTACCGCACCCGCGCCGGGGACGAGGCCGTGGGCGTCAGCGCCCAGCCGCGCCCCGCCTACCGCGAGGTCATCGAGCACGTCCGCACCCTGGGCCCGGCCGGTGTCGCCGCGGCCGAGGCCGAACGGGACGCCTGGGCGCGTGAGCGCCACCTCGCCTACGTGGTGAGCGGTCCGGAGGGCCTCGTGGAGAAGCCCTTCCACGTCGACCTCGTGCCGCGCGTGATCCTGCCCCACGAGTGGCAGCAGGTGCGGCGCGGTCTCGTGCAGCGGGCCCGGGCGATCGAGTGCTTCCTGCGCGACGTCTACGGCGCCCAGCGGATCCTGCACGACGGGGTCCTGACCCGCGACGCCGTCGTCGGTGCCCCGGGGTGGGAGTCGCAGGCGACGCGGTTGCCCGACGACGTGGTGCGCGCGCCCGTCATGGGTTTCGACCTCATCCGCAACGAGTACGGCGGCTGGCGGGTCCTGGAGGACAACGTCCGCAACCCCAGCGGCGTCGCCTACGGGATCGCGGCCCGGGCGCTGGTGGACGCGGTCGTGCCCGACATGCCGCGGCCACCGGCGATGCTGGACCCGGCCACCGCCTTCGAACGCCTGCGCTCGACGTTGCTGTCGCGCTCGCGTCCCGGGATGCGCCCGGTGCTGCTCTCGAGCGGCCCGGCCAGCGCCGCCTGGTTCGAGCACCGCAAGCTCGCCGACGGGGCCGGGTTGCTGCTGGTCGGCGCCGACGACCTCGACGTGCAGCGCGGCCGCGTCGTGCACCGGGGGACGGGGGACCTCGTCGGGGCCGTCTACCTCCGCCTCGACGGGGAACTGCTGGACCTCTGCGACCACGCCGGGCGCCGGATCGGCCAGGAGGTCTTCGACGTCGCCGTCGCGGGCGGGGTCGTGCTGGCCAACGCGCCGGGCAACGGCATCGCCGACGACAAGGCGATGTACCGCTCGGTGCCGGAGTTCATCAACTACTACCTCGAGGAACGCCCGCTGCTGGAGTCGGTGCCCACCTACCGCCTCAGCGACGAGGTCGAACGTCGGGCCGTGCTGGAACGCGTGGGGGAACTCGTGACGAAACCCGTCGACGGCTACGGCGGGGAGGGCGTGCTGATCGGGCCCTACGCGAGCGCGGCGGAGGTCGCGGCCCGACGCCAGGAGATCGCTGCGGAACCGCCGAACTGGGTCGCGCAGGAGGTCGTGCAGTTGTCCTCGGTGCCGAGCTGGAACGCGGAGAGCGCGACGCTGCAACCGCGACGCGTGGACCTGCGGGCGTTCGTCTACGTCACGGGGACGGGCGAGGAGGAGTGCCACCTCGCGGACGTGGCGCTCACCCGGGTCGCGCCCGAGGGCAGCCTCGTCGTGAACTCCTCGCGCGGCGGCGGCGCCAAGGACACCTGGATCCTGCGCGGCGACGACGACCAGGAGGGGGAGACCCGTGTGCGGACTCGCCGGTGA
- a CDS encoding N-acetylglutaminylglutamine amidotransferase codes for MCGLAGEVRFDGASADVAALARMTGCLVHRGPDGDGIWARGPVALGHRRLSIIDLSPAGAQPMVDNATAITVVFNGCIYNYRELRAELQAAGHRFFSTSDTEVVEKAYAQWGTRFVEHLLGMFAIALVEHESGRLVLARDRLGIKPLYVDTRADRVRFASTVQALLAGGGVDTSIDREALAQYLTFHSVVPAPRTILAGVRKLPPATVRVVERDGRSTDTTYWEPEFTRSQEFAGWSARDWEQGLLEKLRVAVERRMVADVPVGVLLSGGLDSSLVVALLDAAGQRDLATFSIGFDSAGGESGDEYEYSSLVAKEFGTDHHRIHVDSSRLLPGIDAAVDAMSEPMVSHDCVAFLLLSQEVSKSVKVVQSGQGADEVLGGYSWYPPLAGVPRADAVEAYAQVFFDRRYAGLADVLAPEWLPGSDTPGNFITEAFGRPGAETSLDAALRNDTTVMLVDDPVKRVDNMTMAHGLEARVPFLDHELVEFAGRIPPELKLADGGKGVLKRAARGLVPDAVIDRTKGYFPVPAIRQLEGPYLQRVRDALTDPAAKRRGLFRPEVVDRLLADPNVDRTPLGSNVLWQLALLEMWLQHHDVG; via the coding sequence GTGTGCGGACTCGCCGGTGAGGTCAGGTTCGACGGGGCGAGCGCCGACGTCGCGGCGCTGGCCCGGATGACCGGTTGCCTGGTGCACCGGGGACCGGACGGGGACGGGATCTGGGCCCGGGGTCCCGTCGCGCTGGGCCACCGACGGCTCTCCATCATCGACCTCTCGCCCGCGGGTGCGCAGCCGATGGTCGACAACGCCACGGCCATCACCGTGGTCTTCAACGGCTGCATCTACAACTACCGGGAACTGCGGGCCGAGCTGCAGGCCGCCGGGCACCGGTTCTTCTCCACCTCCGACACCGAGGTCGTCGAGAAGGCCTACGCGCAGTGGGGAACCCGTTTCGTCGAGCACCTGCTCGGGATGTTCGCGATCGCCCTGGTGGAACACGAGAGCGGCCGGTTGGTGCTGGCCCGCGACCGGCTCGGGATCAAACCCCTCTACGTCGACACCCGGGCCGACCGGGTCCGGTTCGCCTCCACCGTCCAGGCCCTGCTCGCCGGTGGCGGTGTCGACACCAGCATCGACCGCGAGGCGCTCGCCCAGTACCTGACCTTCCACTCCGTCGTCCCCGCCCCCCGCACGATCCTGGCGGGGGTGCGCAAGCTCCCGCCCGCGACCGTCCGCGTGGTCGAGCGCGACGGCAGGTCCACCGACACGACCTACTGGGAGCCGGAGTTCACCCGCTCGCAGGAGTTCGCCGGCTGGAGCGCACGGGACTGGGAACAGGGCCTGCTGGAGAAGCTGCGCGTCGCGGTGGAACGCCGGATGGTCGCCGACGTCCCCGTCGGGGTCCTCCTCTCGGGTGGTCTCGACTCCAGCCTCGTCGTGGCCCTGCTCGACGCGGCGGGTCAGCGCGACCTGGCGACGTTCAGCATCGGGTTCGACTCCGCCGGCGGGGAGTCGGGCGACGAGTACGAGTACTCCTCGCTGGTCGCGAAGGAGTTCGGGACCGACCACCACCGCATCCACGTCGACTCCTCCCGGCTGCTGCCGGGGATCGACGCGGCCGTGGACGCCATGAGCGAACCCATGGTCAGCCACGACTGCGTGGCCTTCCTGCTGCTGTCGCAGGAGGTCTCGAAGTCGGTCAAGGTCGTCCAGTCCGGCCAGGGCGCCGACGAGGTGCTCGGCGGGTACAGCTGGTACCCACCCCTGGCGGGGGTTCCCCGGGCCGACGCCGTCGAGGCCTACGCACAGGTGTTCTTCGACCGTCGCTACGCCGGCCTCGCCGACGTGCTGGCCCCGGAGTGGCTGCCGGGCTCGGACACCCCGGGGAACTTCATCACCGAGGCGTTCGGCCGTCCGGGCGCGGAGACCTCGCTCGACGCGGCGCTGCGCAACGACACGACCGTCATGCTCGTCGACGACCCGGTGAAGCGCGTCGACAACATGACGATGGCGCACGGCCTCGAGGCGCGCGTCCCGTTCCTGGACCACGAACTCGTCGAGTTCGCCGGCCGGATCCCCCCGGAACTGAAACTCGCCGACGGCGGGAAGGGGGTCCTCAAGCGGGCCGCGCGCGGGTTGGTCCCCGACGCCGTCATCGACCGCACGAAGGGGTACTTCCCGGTCCCGGCGATCCGTCAGCTCGAGGGCCCCTACCTCCAGCGGGTCCGCGACGCCCTCACCGACCCCGCGGCGAAGCGGCGCGGGTTGTTCCGGCCCGAGGTCGTCGACCGGTTGCTCGCCGACCCCAACGTCGACCGCACCCCGCTGGGGTCCAACGTGCTGTGGCAGCTGGCGTTGCTGGAGATGTGGTTGCAGCACCACGACGTGGGGTGA